One window of the Megalops cyprinoides isolate fMegCyp1 chromosome 2, fMegCyp1.pri, whole genome shotgun sequence genome contains the following:
- the mmachc gene encoding cyanocobalamin reductase / alkylcobalamin dealkylase: protein MAGTCWHMEEIERTLRDSLTPLGFEVYPFKIGWYNAVLSPSFHLPYPEDTLAAVVLSTPSMFERAFIPFLESHSCEGVTDPIDQCIRHSISTCVTQNFPGKEVNISYDYEMLPNRKPKFLAQTAAHVAGAAYYYQRTDVMDDPWGEKKMFGVCIHPKLGGWFAIRALLVFPGVEVGSELQQRPPPDCVPSQESRVELLERFNFRWQDWTYRDIVPTAECYSQEQKMYFSTPPGQRAALLRQWGFLPGGDTQAQNQGGDIVG from the exons ATGGCGGGGACGTGTTGGCATATGGAGGAAATAGAGAGGACTTTACGTGATTCTCTCACTCCTTTGGGTTTTGAGGTTTACCCCTTCAAG ATAGGTTGGTACAATGCAGTGCTCTCCCCTTCATTCCACCTTCCGTACCCCGAGGACACGCTTGCGGCGGTGGTGTTGAGCACCCCATCGATGTTTGAACGAGCCTTCATACCGTTCCTAGAAAGCCACAGCTGCGAGGGAGTCACTGATCCCATTGACCAGTGTATCAGACACAGTATCTCCACCTGCGTCACCCAG aaTTTTCCAGGTAAAGAGGTGAACATCAGCTATGACTACGAGATGCTTCCCAACCGCAAGCCCAAATTCCTGGCACAGACCGCGGCACATGTTGCTGGGGCAGCGTACTACTACCAACGGACAGATGTCATGGATGATCCTTggggagagaag AAGATGTTTGGAGTGTGCATCCACCCCAAGCTGGGCGGATGGTTCGCCATAAGAGCTTTGCTGGTCTTCCCAGGTGTGGAGGTTggctcagagctgcagcagagaccTCCTCCTGACTGTGTCCCCTCCCAGGAGTCCAGAGTAGAGCTCCTGGAGAGGTTCAACTTCCGCTGGCAGGACTGGACTTACAGAGACATTGTCCCCACAGCCGAGTGCTACTCCCAGGAGCAGAAGATGTACTTCTCCACACCCCCAGGCCAGCGGGCTGCTCTACTCAGACAGTGGGGGTTTCTACCAGGGGGGGACACACAAGCGCAGAACCAAGGAGGGGACATTGtggggtaa